The Macaca fascicularis isolate 582-1 chromosome 1, T2T-MFA8v1.1 genome includes a window with the following:
- the PIK3CD gene encoding phosphatidylinositol 4,5-bisphosphate 3-kinase catalytic subunit delta isoform isoform X3 has protein sequence MPPGVDCPMEFWTKEENQSVVVDFLLPTGVYLNFPVSRNANLSTIKQLLWHRAQYEPLFHMLSGPEAYVFTCINQTAEQQELEDEQRRLCDVQPFLPVLRLVAREGDRVKKLINSQISLLIGKGLHEFDSLCDPEVNDFRAKMCQFCEEAAARRQQLGWEAWLQYSFPLQLEPSARTWGPGTLRLPNRALLVNVKFEGSEESFTFQVSTKDVPLALMACALRKKATVFRQPLVEQPEDYTLQVNGRHEYLYGSYPLCQFQSNPAPQVQKPRAKPPPIPAKKPFSVSLWSLEQPFCIELIQGSKVNADERMKLVVQAGLFHGNEMLCKTVSSSEVSVCSEPVWKQRLEFDIHICDLPRMARLCFALYAVIEKAKKARSTKKKSKKADCPIAWANLMLFDYKDQLKTGERCLYMWPSVPDEKGELLNPTGTVRSNPNTDSAAALLICLPEVAPHPVYYPALEKILELGRHSECVHVTEEEQLQLREILERRGSGELYEHEKDLVWKLRHEVQEHFPEALARLLLVTKWNKHEDVAQMLYLLCSWPELPVLSALELLDFSFPDCHVGSFAIKSLRKLTDDELFQYLLQLVQVLKYESYLDCELTKFLLDRALANRKIGHFLFWHLRSEMHVPSVALRFGLILEAYCRGSTHHMKVLMKQGEALSKLKALNDFVKLSSQKTPKPQTKELMHLCMRQEAYLEALSHLQSPLDPSTLLAEVCVEQCTFMDSKMKPLWIMYSNEEAGSGGSVGIIFKNGDDLRQDMLTLQMIQLMDVLWKQEGLDLRMTPYGCLPTGDRTGLIEVVLRSDTIANIQLNKSNMAATAAFNKDALLNWLKSKNPGEALDRAIEEFTLSCAGYCVATYVLGIGDRHSDNIMIRESGQLFHIDFGHFLGNFKTKFGINRERVPFILTYDFVHVIQQGKTNNSEKFERFRGYCERAYTILRRHGLLFLHLFALMRAAGLPELSCSKDIQYLKDSLALGKTEEEALKHFRVKFNEALRESWKTKVNWLAHNVSKDNRQ, from the exons ATGCCCCCTGGGGTGGACTGCCCCATGGAATTCTGGACCAAGGAGGAGAATCAGAGCGTCGTGGTTGACTTCCTGCTGCCCACAGGGGTCTACCTGAACTTCCCTGTGTCCCGCAATGCCAACCTCAGCACCATCAAGCAG CTGCTGTGGCACCGCGCCCAGTATGAGCCACTCTTCCACATGCTCAGTGGCCCCGAGGCCTATGTGTTCACCTGCATCAACCAGACGGCGGAGCAGCAGGAGCTGGAGGATGAGCAACGGCGTCTGTGCGACGTGCAGCCCTTCCTGCCCGTCCTGCGCCTGGTGGCCCGCGAGGGCGACCGCGTGAAGAAGCTCATCAACTCGCAGATCAGCCTCCTCATCGGCAAAG GCCTCCACGAGTTTGACTCCTTGTGCGACCCAGAAGTGAACGACTTTCGTGCCAAGATGTGCCAGTTCTGCGAGGAGGCGGCCGCCCGCCGGCAGCAGCTGGGCTGGGAGGCCTGGTTGCAGTACAGCTTCCCCCTGCAGCTGGAGCCCTCGGCTCGAACCTGGGGCCCTGGCACCCTGCGGCTCCCAAACCGGGCCCTCCTGGTCAACGTCAAGTTTGAGGGCAGCGAG gaGAGCTTCACCTTCCAGGTGTCCACCAAGGACGTGCCGCTGGCGCTGATGGCCTGTGCCCTGCGGAAGAAGGCCACGGTGTTCCGGCAGCCGCTGGTGGAGCAGCCGGAAGACTACACGCTGCAGGTGAACGGCAGGCATGAGTACCTGTACGGCAGCTACCCGCTCTGCCAGTTCCAG AGCAACCCTGCCCCCCAGGTCCAGAAACCACGTGCCAAGCCGCCTCCCATTCCTGCAAAGAAG cccttctctgtgtccctgtggtCCCTGGAGCAGCCGTTCTGCATCGAGCTCATCCAGGGCAGCAAAGTGAACGCCGACGAGCGGATGAAG CTGGTGGTGCAGGCAGGGCTTTTCCACGGCAACGAGATGCTGTGCAAGACGGTGTCCAGCTCGGAGGTGAGCGTGTGCTCGGAACCTGTGTGGAAGCAGCGGCTAGAGTTCGACATCCACATCTGCGACCTGCCCCGCATGGCCCGTCTCTGCTTTGCACTGTACGCCGTGATCGAGAAAGCCAAGAAGGCCCGCTCCACCAAGAAGAAGTCCAAGAAGGCG GACTGCCCCATTGCCTGGGCCAACCTCATGCTGTTTGACTACAAGGACCAGCTTAAGACTGGGGAACGCTGTCTCTACATGTGGCCCTCCGTCCCAG ATGAGAAGGGCGAGCTGCTGAACCCCACAGGCACTGTGCGTAGTAACCCCAACACGGATAGCGCCGCCGCCCTGCTCATCTGCCTGCCTGAGGTGGCCCCGCACCCCGTGTACTATCCCGCCCTGGAGAAG ATCTTGGAGCTGGGGCGGCACAGTGAGTGTGTACATGTCACTGAGGAGGAG CAGCTGCAGCTGCGGGAAATCCTGGAGCGGCGGGGGTCTGGGGAGCTGTATGAGCATGAGAAGGACCTGGTGTGGAAGCTGCGGCACGAAGTCCAGGAGCACTTCCCGGAGGCGCTAGCCCGGCTGCTGCTGGTCACCAAGTGGAACAAGCACGAGGATGTGGcccag ATGCTCTACCTGCTGTGCTCCTGGCCGGAGCTGCCTGTCCTGAGCGCCCTGGAGCTGCTGGACTTCAGCTTCCCTGATTGCCACGTAGGCTCCTTTGCCATCAAGTCGCTGCGGAAACTGAC GGACGATGAGCTGTTCCAGTACTTGCTGCAGCTGGTGCAGGTGCTAAAGTATGAGTCCTACCTGGACTGCGAGCTGACCAAATTCCTGCTGGACCGGGCCCTGGCCAACCGCAAGATCGGCCACTTCCTTTTCTGGCACCTCCG cTCCGAGATGCACGTGCCGTCGGTGGCCCTGCGCTTCGGCCTCATCTTGGAGGCCTACTGCAGGGGCAGCACCCACCACATGAAGGTGCTGATGAAGCAG GGGGAAGCACTGAGCAAACTGAAGGCACTGAACGACTTCGTCAAGCTGAGCTCTCAGAAGACCCCCAAGCCCCAGACGAAGGAGCTGATGCACTTGTGCATGCGGCAGGAGGCCTACCTAGAGGCCCTCTCCCACCTGCAGTCCCCACTCGACCCCAGCACCCTGCTGGCTGAAGTCTG TGTGGAGCAGTGCACCTTCATGGACTCCAAGATGAAGCCCCTGTGGATCATGTACAGCAACGAGGAGGCAGGCAGCGGCGGCAGCGTGGGCATCATCTTTAAGAACGGGGATG ACCTCCGGCAGGACATGCTGACCCTGCAGATGATCCAGCTCATGGACGTCCTGTGGAAGCAGGAGGGGCTGGACCTGAG GATGACCCCCTACGGCTGCCTCCCCACCGGGGACCGCACAGGCCTCATTGAGGTGGTACTCCGCTCAGACACCATTGCCAACATCCAACTCAACAAGAGCAACATGGCAGCCACAGCCGCCTTCAACAAGGATGCCCTGCTCAACTGGCTGAAGTCCAAGAACCCAGG GGAGGCCCTGGATCGAGCCATTGAGGAGTTCACCCTCTCCTGTGCTGGCTACTGTGTGGCCACATACGTGCTGGGCATCGGCGATCGGCACAGCGACAACATCATGATCCGAGAGAGTGGGCAG ctgTTCCACATTGATTTTGGCCACTTTCTGGGGAATTTCAAGACCAAGTTTGGAATCAACCGTGAGCGTGTCCCATTCATCCTCACCTATGACTTTGTCCATGTGATTCAGCAGGGGAAGACTAATAACAGTGAGAAATTTGAAAG GTTCCGGGGCTACTGTGAAAGGGCCTACACCATCCTGCGGCGCCATGGGCTTCTCTTCCTCCACCTCTTTGCCCTGATGCGGGCGGCAGGCCTGCCTGAGCTCAGCTGCTCCAAAGACATCCAGTACCTCAAG GACTCCCTGGCACTGGGGAAAACAGAGGAGGAGGCGCTGAAGCACTTCCGAGTGAAGTTTAATGAAGCCCTCCGTGAGAGCTGGAAAACCAAAGTGAACTGGCTGGCCCACAACGTGTCCAAGGACAACAGGCAGTAG
- the PIK3CD gene encoding phosphatidylinositol 4,5-bisphosphate 3-kinase catalytic subunit delta isoform isoform X1, with amino-acid sequence MPPGVDCPMEFWTKEENQSVVVDFLLPTGVYLNFPVSRNANLSTIKQLLWHRAQYEPLFHMLSGPEAYVFTCINQTAEQQELEDEQRRLCDVQPFLPVLRLVAREGDRVKKLINSQISLLIGKGLHEFDSLCDPEVNDFRAKMCQFCEEAAARRQQLGWEAWLQYSFPLQLEPSARTWGPGTLRLPNRALLVNVKFEGSEESFTFQVSTKDVPLALMACALRKKATVFRQPLVEQPEDYTLQVNGRHEYLYGSYPLCQFQYICSCLHSGLTPHLTMVHSSSILAMRDEQSNPAPQVQKPRAKPPPIPAKKPFSVSLWSLEQPFCIELIQGSKVNADERMKLVVQAGLFHGNEMLCKTVSSSEVSVCSEPVWKQRLEFDIHICDLPRMARLCFALYAVIEKAKKARSTKKKSKKADCPIAWANLMLFDYKDQLKTGERCLYMWPSVPDEKGELLNPTGTVRSNPNTDSAAALLICLPEVAPHPVYYPALEKILELGRHSECVHVTEEEQLQLREILERRGSGELYEHEKDLVWKLRHEVQEHFPEALARLLLVTKWNKHEDVAQMLYLLCSWPELPVLSALELLDFSFPDCHVGSFAIKSLRKLTDDELFQYLLQLVQVLKYESYLDCELTKFLLDRALANRKIGHFLFWHLRSEMHVPSVALRFGLILEAYCRGSTHHMKVLMKQGEALSKLKALNDFVKLSSQKTPKPQTKELMHLCMRQEAYLEALSHLQSPLDPSTLLAEVCVEQCTFMDSKMKPLWIMYSNEEAGSGGSVGIIFKNGDDLRQDMLTLQMIQLMDVLWKQEGLDLRMTPYGCLPTGDRTGLIEVVLRSDTIANIQLNKSNMAATAAFNKDALLNWLKSKNPGEALDRAIEEFTLSCAGYCVATYVLGIGDRHSDNIMIRESGQLFHIDFGHFLGNFKTKFGINRERVPFILTYDFVHVIQQGKTNNSEKFERFRGYCERAYTILRRHGLLFLHLFALMRAAGLPELSCSKDIQYLKDSLALGKTEEEALKHFRVKFNEALRESWKTKVNWLAHNVSKDNRQ; translated from the exons ATGCCCCCTGGGGTGGACTGCCCCATGGAATTCTGGACCAAGGAGGAGAATCAGAGCGTCGTGGTTGACTTCCTGCTGCCCACAGGGGTCTACCTGAACTTCCCTGTGTCCCGCAATGCCAACCTCAGCACCATCAAGCAG CTGCTGTGGCACCGCGCCCAGTATGAGCCACTCTTCCACATGCTCAGTGGCCCCGAGGCCTATGTGTTCACCTGCATCAACCAGACGGCGGAGCAGCAGGAGCTGGAGGATGAGCAACGGCGTCTGTGCGACGTGCAGCCCTTCCTGCCCGTCCTGCGCCTGGTGGCCCGCGAGGGCGACCGCGTGAAGAAGCTCATCAACTCGCAGATCAGCCTCCTCATCGGCAAAG GCCTCCACGAGTTTGACTCCTTGTGCGACCCAGAAGTGAACGACTTTCGTGCCAAGATGTGCCAGTTCTGCGAGGAGGCGGCCGCCCGCCGGCAGCAGCTGGGCTGGGAGGCCTGGTTGCAGTACAGCTTCCCCCTGCAGCTGGAGCCCTCGGCTCGAACCTGGGGCCCTGGCACCCTGCGGCTCCCAAACCGGGCCCTCCTGGTCAACGTCAAGTTTGAGGGCAGCGAG gaGAGCTTCACCTTCCAGGTGTCCACCAAGGACGTGCCGCTGGCGCTGATGGCCTGTGCCCTGCGGAAGAAGGCCACGGTGTTCCGGCAGCCGCTGGTGGAGCAGCCGGAAGACTACACGCTGCAGGTGAACGGCAGGCATGAGTACCTGTACGGCAGCTACCCGCTCTGCCAGTTCCAG TACATCTGCAGCTGCCTGCACAGTGGGCTGACCCCTCACCTGACCATGGTCCATTCCTCCTCCATCCTCGCCATGCGGGATGAGCAGAGCAACCCTGCCCCCCAGGTCCAGAAACCACGTGCCAAGCCGCCTCCCATTCCTGCAAAGAAG cccttctctgtgtccctgtggtCCCTGGAGCAGCCGTTCTGCATCGAGCTCATCCAGGGCAGCAAAGTGAACGCCGACGAGCGGATGAAG CTGGTGGTGCAGGCAGGGCTTTTCCACGGCAACGAGATGCTGTGCAAGACGGTGTCCAGCTCGGAGGTGAGCGTGTGCTCGGAACCTGTGTGGAAGCAGCGGCTAGAGTTCGACATCCACATCTGCGACCTGCCCCGCATGGCCCGTCTCTGCTTTGCACTGTACGCCGTGATCGAGAAAGCCAAGAAGGCCCGCTCCACCAAGAAGAAGTCCAAGAAGGCG GACTGCCCCATTGCCTGGGCCAACCTCATGCTGTTTGACTACAAGGACCAGCTTAAGACTGGGGAACGCTGTCTCTACATGTGGCCCTCCGTCCCAG ATGAGAAGGGCGAGCTGCTGAACCCCACAGGCACTGTGCGTAGTAACCCCAACACGGATAGCGCCGCCGCCCTGCTCATCTGCCTGCCTGAGGTGGCCCCGCACCCCGTGTACTATCCCGCCCTGGAGAAG ATCTTGGAGCTGGGGCGGCACAGTGAGTGTGTACATGTCACTGAGGAGGAG CAGCTGCAGCTGCGGGAAATCCTGGAGCGGCGGGGGTCTGGGGAGCTGTATGAGCATGAGAAGGACCTGGTGTGGAAGCTGCGGCACGAAGTCCAGGAGCACTTCCCGGAGGCGCTAGCCCGGCTGCTGCTGGTCACCAAGTGGAACAAGCACGAGGATGTGGcccag ATGCTCTACCTGCTGTGCTCCTGGCCGGAGCTGCCTGTCCTGAGCGCCCTGGAGCTGCTGGACTTCAGCTTCCCTGATTGCCACGTAGGCTCCTTTGCCATCAAGTCGCTGCGGAAACTGAC GGACGATGAGCTGTTCCAGTACTTGCTGCAGCTGGTGCAGGTGCTAAAGTATGAGTCCTACCTGGACTGCGAGCTGACCAAATTCCTGCTGGACCGGGCCCTGGCCAACCGCAAGATCGGCCACTTCCTTTTCTGGCACCTCCG cTCCGAGATGCACGTGCCGTCGGTGGCCCTGCGCTTCGGCCTCATCTTGGAGGCCTACTGCAGGGGCAGCACCCACCACATGAAGGTGCTGATGAAGCAG GGGGAAGCACTGAGCAAACTGAAGGCACTGAACGACTTCGTCAAGCTGAGCTCTCAGAAGACCCCCAAGCCCCAGACGAAGGAGCTGATGCACTTGTGCATGCGGCAGGAGGCCTACCTAGAGGCCCTCTCCCACCTGCAGTCCCCACTCGACCCCAGCACCCTGCTGGCTGAAGTCTG TGTGGAGCAGTGCACCTTCATGGACTCCAAGATGAAGCCCCTGTGGATCATGTACAGCAACGAGGAGGCAGGCAGCGGCGGCAGCGTGGGCATCATCTTTAAGAACGGGGATG ACCTCCGGCAGGACATGCTGACCCTGCAGATGATCCAGCTCATGGACGTCCTGTGGAAGCAGGAGGGGCTGGACCTGAG GATGACCCCCTACGGCTGCCTCCCCACCGGGGACCGCACAGGCCTCATTGAGGTGGTACTCCGCTCAGACACCATTGCCAACATCCAACTCAACAAGAGCAACATGGCAGCCACAGCCGCCTTCAACAAGGATGCCCTGCTCAACTGGCTGAAGTCCAAGAACCCAGG GGAGGCCCTGGATCGAGCCATTGAGGAGTTCACCCTCTCCTGTGCTGGCTACTGTGTGGCCACATACGTGCTGGGCATCGGCGATCGGCACAGCGACAACATCATGATCCGAGAGAGTGGGCAG ctgTTCCACATTGATTTTGGCCACTTTCTGGGGAATTTCAAGACCAAGTTTGGAATCAACCGTGAGCGTGTCCCATTCATCCTCACCTATGACTTTGTCCATGTGATTCAGCAGGGGAAGACTAATAACAGTGAGAAATTTGAAAG GTTCCGGGGCTACTGTGAAAGGGCCTACACCATCCTGCGGCGCCATGGGCTTCTCTTCCTCCACCTCTTTGCCCTGATGCGGGCGGCAGGCCTGCCTGAGCTCAGCTGCTCCAAAGACATCCAGTACCTCAAG GACTCCCTGGCACTGGGGAAAACAGAGGAGGAGGCGCTGAAGCACTTCCGAGTGAAGTTTAATGAAGCCCTCCGTGAGAGCTGGAAAACCAAAGTGAACTGGCTGGCCCACAACGTGTCCAAGGACAACAGGCAGTAG
- the PIK3CD gene encoding phosphatidylinositol 4,5-bisphosphate 3-kinase catalytic subunit delta isoform isoform X2, translating into MPPGVDCPMEFWTKEENQSVVVDFLLPTGVYLNFPVSRNANLSTIKQLLWHRAQYEPLFHMLSGPEAYVFTCINQTAEQQELEDEQRRLCDVQPFLPVLRLVAREGDRVKKLINSQISLLIGKGLHEFDSLCDPEVNDFRAKMCQFCEEAAARRQQLGWEAWLQYSFPLQLEPSARTWGPGTLRLPNRALLVNVKFEGSEESFTFQVSTKDVPLALMACALRKKATVFRQPLVEQPEDYTLQVNGRHEYLYGSYPLCQFQYICSCLHSGLTPHLTMVHSSSILAMRDEQSNPAPQVQKPRAKPPPIPAKKPFSVSLWSLEQPFCIELIQGSKVNADERMKLVVQAGLFHGNEMLCKTVSSSEVSVCSEPVWKQRLEFDIHICDLPRMARLCFALYAVIEKAKKARSTKKKSKKADCPIAWANLMLFDYKDQLKTGERCLYMWPSVPDEKGELLNPTGTVRSNPNTDSAAALLICLPEVAPHPVYYPALEKILELGRHSECVHVTEEELQLREILERRGSGELYEHEKDLVWKLRHEVQEHFPEALARLLLVTKWNKHEDVAQMLYLLCSWPELPVLSALELLDFSFPDCHVGSFAIKSLRKLTDDELFQYLLQLVQVLKYESYLDCELTKFLLDRALANRKIGHFLFWHLRSEMHVPSVALRFGLILEAYCRGSTHHMKVLMKQGEALSKLKALNDFVKLSSQKTPKPQTKELMHLCMRQEAYLEALSHLQSPLDPSTLLAEVCVEQCTFMDSKMKPLWIMYSNEEAGSGGSVGIIFKNGDDLRQDMLTLQMIQLMDVLWKQEGLDLRMTPYGCLPTGDRTGLIEVVLRSDTIANIQLNKSNMAATAAFNKDALLNWLKSKNPGEALDRAIEEFTLSCAGYCVATYVLGIGDRHSDNIMIRESGQLFHIDFGHFLGNFKTKFGINRERVPFILTYDFVHVIQQGKTNNSEKFERFRGYCERAYTILRRHGLLFLHLFALMRAAGLPELSCSKDIQYLKDSLALGKTEEEALKHFRVKFNEALRESWKTKVNWLAHNVSKDNRQ; encoded by the exons ATGCCCCCTGGGGTGGACTGCCCCATGGAATTCTGGACCAAGGAGGAGAATCAGAGCGTCGTGGTTGACTTCCTGCTGCCCACAGGGGTCTACCTGAACTTCCCTGTGTCCCGCAATGCCAACCTCAGCACCATCAAGCAG CTGCTGTGGCACCGCGCCCAGTATGAGCCACTCTTCCACATGCTCAGTGGCCCCGAGGCCTATGTGTTCACCTGCATCAACCAGACGGCGGAGCAGCAGGAGCTGGAGGATGAGCAACGGCGTCTGTGCGACGTGCAGCCCTTCCTGCCCGTCCTGCGCCTGGTGGCCCGCGAGGGCGACCGCGTGAAGAAGCTCATCAACTCGCAGATCAGCCTCCTCATCGGCAAAG GCCTCCACGAGTTTGACTCCTTGTGCGACCCAGAAGTGAACGACTTTCGTGCCAAGATGTGCCAGTTCTGCGAGGAGGCGGCCGCCCGCCGGCAGCAGCTGGGCTGGGAGGCCTGGTTGCAGTACAGCTTCCCCCTGCAGCTGGAGCCCTCGGCTCGAACCTGGGGCCCTGGCACCCTGCGGCTCCCAAACCGGGCCCTCCTGGTCAACGTCAAGTTTGAGGGCAGCGAG gaGAGCTTCACCTTCCAGGTGTCCACCAAGGACGTGCCGCTGGCGCTGATGGCCTGTGCCCTGCGGAAGAAGGCCACGGTGTTCCGGCAGCCGCTGGTGGAGCAGCCGGAAGACTACACGCTGCAGGTGAACGGCAGGCATGAGTACCTGTACGGCAGCTACCCGCTCTGCCAGTTCCAG TACATCTGCAGCTGCCTGCACAGTGGGCTGACCCCTCACCTGACCATGGTCCATTCCTCCTCCATCCTCGCCATGCGGGATGAGCAGAGCAACCCTGCCCCCCAGGTCCAGAAACCACGTGCCAAGCCGCCTCCCATTCCTGCAAAGAAG cccttctctgtgtccctgtggtCCCTGGAGCAGCCGTTCTGCATCGAGCTCATCCAGGGCAGCAAAGTGAACGCCGACGAGCGGATGAAG CTGGTGGTGCAGGCAGGGCTTTTCCACGGCAACGAGATGCTGTGCAAGACGGTGTCCAGCTCGGAGGTGAGCGTGTGCTCGGAACCTGTGTGGAAGCAGCGGCTAGAGTTCGACATCCACATCTGCGACCTGCCCCGCATGGCCCGTCTCTGCTTTGCACTGTACGCCGTGATCGAGAAAGCCAAGAAGGCCCGCTCCACCAAGAAGAAGTCCAAGAAGGCG GACTGCCCCATTGCCTGGGCCAACCTCATGCTGTTTGACTACAAGGACCAGCTTAAGACTGGGGAACGCTGTCTCTACATGTGGCCCTCCGTCCCAG ATGAGAAGGGCGAGCTGCTGAACCCCACAGGCACTGTGCGTAGTAACCCCAACACGGATAGCGCCGCCGCCCTGCTCATCTGCCTGCCTGAGGTGGCCCCGCACCCCGTGTACTATCCCGCCCTGGAGAAG ATCTTGGAGCTGGGGCGGCACAGTGAGTGTGTACATGTCACTGAGGAGGAG CTGCAGCTGCGGGAAATCCTGGAGCGGCGGGGGTCTGGGGAGCTGTATGAGCATGAGAAGGACCTGGTGTGGAAGCTGCGGCACGAAGTCCAGGAGCACTTCCCGGAGGCGCTAGCCCGGCTGCTGCTGGTCACCAAGTGGAACAAGCACGAGGATGTGGcccag ATGCTCTACCTGCTGTGCTCCTGGCCGGAGCTGCCTGTCCTGAGCGCCCTGGAGCTGCTGGACTTCAGCTTCCCTGATTGCCACGTAGGCTCCTTTGCCATCAAGTCGCTGCGGAAACTGAC GGACGATGAGCTGTTCCAGTACTTGCTGCAGCTGGTGCAGGTGCTAAAGTATGAGTCCTACCTGGACTGCGAGCTGACCAAATTCCTGCTGGACCGGGCCCTGGCCAACCGCAAGATCGGCCACTTCCTTTTCTGGCACCTCCG cTCCGAGATGCACGTGCCGTCGGTGGCCCTGCGCTTCGGCCTCATCTTGGAGGCCTACTGCAGGGGCAGCACCCACCACATGAAGGTGCTGATGAAGCAG GGGGAAGCACTGAGCAAACTGAAGGCACTGAACGACTTCGTCAAGCTGAGCTCTCAGAAGACCCCCAAGCCCCAGACGAAGGAGCTGATGCACTTGTGCATGCGGCAGGAGGCCTACCTAGAGGCCCTCTCCCACCTGCAGTCCCCACTCGACCCCAGCACCCTGCTGGCTGAAGTCTG TGTGGAGCAGTGCACCTTCATGGACTCCAAGATGAAGCCCCTGTGGATCATGTACAGCAACGAGGAGGCAGGCAGCGGCGGCAGCGTGGGCATCATCTTTAAGAACGGGGATG ACCTCCGGCAGGACATGCTGACCCTGCAGATGATCCAGCTCATGGACGTCCTGTGGAAGCAGGAGGGGCTGGACCTGAG GATGACCCCCTACGGCTGCCTCCCCACCGGGGACCGCACAGGCCTCATTGAGGTGGTACTCCGCTCAGACACCATTGCCAACATCCAACTCAACAAGAGCAACATGGCAGCCACAGCCGCCTTCAACAAGGATGCCCTGCTCAACTGGCTGAAGTCCAAGAACCCAGG GGAGGCCCTGGATCGAGCCATTGAGGAGTTCACCCTCTCCTGTGCTGGCTACTGTGTGGCCACATACGTGCTGGGCATCGGCGATCGGCACAGCGACAACATCATGATCCGAGAGAGTGGGCAG ctgTTCCACATTGATTTTGGCCACTTTCTGGGGAATTTCAAGACCAAGTTTGGAATCAACCGTGAGCGTGTCCCATTCATCCTCACCTATGACTTTGTCCATGTGATTCAGCAGGGGAAGACTAATAACAGTGAGAAATTTGAAAG GTTCCGGGGCTACTGTGAAAGGGCCTACACCATCCTGCGGCGCCATGGGCTTCTCTTCCTCCACCTCTTTGCCCTGATGCGGGCGGCAGGCCTGCCTGAGCTCAGCTGCTCCAAAGACATCCAGTACCTCAAG GACTCCCTGGCACTGGGGAAAACAGAGGAGGAGGCGCTGAAGCACTTCCGAGTGAAGTTTAATGAAGCCCTCCGTGAGAGCTGGAAAACCAAAGTGAACTGGCTGGCCCACAACGTGTCCAAGGACAACAGGCAGTAG